Part of the Octopus bimaculoides isolate UCB-OBI-ISO-001 chromosome 18, ASM119413v2, whole genome shotgun sequence genome is shown below.
NNNNNNNNNNNNNNNNNNNNNNNNNNNNNNNNNNNNNNNNNNNNNNNNNNNNNNNNNNNNNNNNNNNNNNNNNNNNNNNNNNNNNTCCTCTTCGTCGCCACCACCGTCACCAGTAGCCGCCGTCACCGCCgccgtcaccgccgccgccgccgccgccgccgctgctgcggctgcggctgctgctgctgctaccgttgCCCCTCTGCCCAGCGTCAATTCCGTAGAGCCGATGGCTGTAACCTCCCCGGCCGCAtcgccacccccaccaccatcgttatcactaccactacctccaccaccgccacccccaccagcaataacaacgacgacgacaaccaaTGCCGCCCAGCCTCTGTCCAGGCTGGGCAACCTGAGATCGTCCCCACTCCATTCTCTGACCAGCTACAACGTTCTCTGCGGCGCTCAGCAAGCACATCACCACctccctcctccacctcctcatcatcagcagcaacagcaacaacagcagcgctACGATCGCTGTCCTATATCTCCGGTTTCGAGCCTGCCTCTTGGCGTGGTCACCACTTTGCCAATATCTTTGCCGAGCATGTTGACCACAACACCGATAACAGCGACTCCGAGGTCGAAACTGTCGTTTGGCATCAGCCGGATCCTCGGAGTGGAAGAGGAGGACGACAGCGAGATGcggaaagagagggaagagaacgGAAGCGGTGGGTCCGCGGGGGCCGGCGGAGATATGGAGGAAGATGAGGAAGTAGAAGTCGAGGTGGAGatggaagaagatgatgaagaggaggaggagagggaagaggtAGAAGGGGATTGCTGCGACGATGGCAAGCGTGGTTGCCATGACAACCGGCACTACTCGCTGCATGTTCACCCCCAGCAAACGCAACCCCACCCACTCCACACGAATCTctcacaccaacaccaacaacaacggcagcaacaacatcttaacaacaacagtaacaacaacaacaacaataacgggaACCATTACCAGTTATCGAATGGTCTGAAATCCGCCATTGATAGCCAACACAtgcaccatctccaccaccatccacaccaccaccaccaccctccccaccaccacatccataacagcaacagtaatactactactaatactaccactatTAGTAacgaaaccaacaacaacaacaacaacaataacaacagtcacAGCAATGCGTGTTCAAATGCTGGCGGTGGTAGTGGCGTTGGTGCtatgaatagtagtagtagtaatagtagtagtattagtagtagcaataatagtggtagtaatggtagcggtaacagtagtagtagtagtggtggtggtaggaataGTAGCATTAACAGTGTTAGTCATAATAAGATCGCTAGtagtaatactaacaataataaaaccCACATCTGTTTGACAAACGGGGGTAGCCCGACTATACtaaacagcatcagcaacaacaacaacaacagcagtagtatcagtagcagtagcagtagtagcggcAGTAGCACACCGACTTCACCGACTCTTTTATTTGGtggcaacagccacaacaacaacaacagcaacaacaacaacaacagcacaaatgatagtaatagcaacaacatggaCACGCACTCCATTCCTTTTTCTCGTTCGGCGTCACCATCGCCGAAATCCGATCTTGAACTCTCGACCAGTCCGACCAATCACGGACCTTCGTCTGTAGCGGATATGAAAGCAACACACGCTGCTTCGGCGGCCCTAGCTACCGGTCTGGCAACGACGTTATCAGGGAGTCTTTTGTCGCTTCCCACCTTCCCTTGTGGACTGCAGATGGCTTCAGGAGCAAGTGGGGTGATTAAAGTACCCGCTCACCGACCGCATCCATTAGCGAACAGTTGGTATCCTCTTTCCTACCCTTGGTTGGACCTTCGACGTGATAGGCTCGGCAGTAAGTAAACACTTTACTTCTAATATTcatctttatatttctatttttgtatatttttctaacTCGTGTGTTGTCATTTTACgatttcttacaaaaaaaaaagagaaaatggtaatagataaataaataaataggcgcaggagtggctgtgtggtaagtagctttcttcccaaccacatgcttctgggttcagtccaactgcatggaaccttgggcaagtgtcttctgctatagcttcgggccgaccaaagccttgtgagtggatttagtagacggaaactgaaagaagcccgtcgtatatatatatatccggcattcgccatgatagatcgctgaccactacatttattttttttctccttgtttctttttgtgtttctttcagttgaagagcgtaggctcgaaacgtcaaagactttctctattcccgagcgttaaactaatacatccatttgttgtttacaccacctgtcttcgtctgttgtctttttcgtaaattctcccacatatatNNNNNNNNNNNNNNNNNNNNNNNNNNNNNNNNNNNNNNNNNNNNNNNNNNNNNNNNNNNNNNNNNNNNNNNNNNNNNNNNatatatatatatatatatatatatatacatataattagatgtttatgAGTTGATAAAAGGTGACTCTGATTGGAGTTTCTCACTCATAAGCGGATTTCAAACGGatacgtgtgtgagagtgtgtgtgcgcgcgcgtgtgtgtgtctttgtgtatgtgcttgacctcaacactgcttgacagtttgtttacatccccgtaatctagcagttcggccaaagactCCGATAGAATAGACTCTAAAAAGATGTACTTTGGtccattcgttcgactaaagggagagagagagagagggagtgagagagagggagacagacagacatgaagagagagagagagacagacagagagacagagactgagagagagagaaagagggagagaggtgaaCATTGATTGGATTATTGATATATAAGGATATGATGATAGCAGCTGGAAAGACTTCGAACTCACATCTCTTTAACAAGACCTGGATTTGGAACACTACAAAACACCAacaagacgacgacgatgacgacgacgacgacgacgacgaccaccaccaccaccaccaccaagaataGAATCAGAAGTAGTGGCAAAAAtgttaacaaatataataataataataataataataataataacaacaacaacaacaacaataacaggttGCTCTTTGGTTGTGCTGGAAAACTTGTGTCGTCACAGGAATTATAGAACGAATTTTGTACAGCGAATATACTTAGGTTTCGTGACATTTATtgatataatacatgtaactGGCTGTGGNNNNNNNNNNNNNNNNNNNNNNNNNNNNNNNNNNNNNNNNNNNNNNNNNNNNNNNNNNNNNNNNNNNNNNNNNNNNNNNNNNNNNNNNNNNNNNNNNNNNNNNNNNNNNNNNNNNNNNNNNNNNNNNNNNNNNNNNNNNNNNNNNNNNNNNNNNNNNNNNNNNNNNNNNNNNNNNNNNNNNNNNNNNNNNNNNNNNNNNNNNNNNNNNNNNNNNNNNNNNNNNNNNNNNNNNNNNNNNNNNNNNNNNNNNNNNNNNNNNNNNNNNNNNNNNNNNNNNNNNNNNNNNNNNNNNNNNNNNNNNNNNNNNNNNNNNNNNNNNNNNNNNNNNNNNNNNNNNNNNNNNNNNNNNNNNNNNNNNNNNNNNNNNNNNNNNNNNNNNNNNNNNNNNNNNNNNNNNNNNNNNNNNNNNNNNNNNNNNNNNNNNNNNNNNNNNNNNNNNNNNNNNNNNNNNNNNNNNNNNNNNNNNNNNNNNNNNNNNNNNNNNNNNNNNNNNNNNNNNNNNNNNNNNNNNNNNNNNNNNNNNNNNNNNNNNNNNNNNNNNNNNNNNNNNNNNNNNNNNNNNNNNNNNNNNNNNNNNNNNNNNNNNNNNNNNNNNNNNNNNNNNNNNNNNNNNNNNNNNNNNNNNNNNNNNNNNNNNNNNNNNNNNNNNNNNNNNNNNNNNNNNNNNNNNNNNNNNNNNNNNNNNNNNNNNNNNNNNNNNNNNNNNNNNNNNNNNNNNNNNNNNNNNNNNNNNNNNNNNNNNNNNNNNNNNNNNNNNNNNNNNNNNNNNNNNNNNNNNNNNNNNNNNNNNNNNNNNNNNNNNNNNNNNNNNNNNNNNNNNNNNNNNNNNNNNNNNNNNNNNNNNNNNNNNNNNNNNNNNNNNNNNNNNNNNNNNNNNNNNNNNNNNNNNNNNNNNNNNNNNNNNNNNNNNNNNNNNNNNNNNNNNNNNNNNNNNNNNNNNNNNNNNNNNNNNNNNNNNNNNNNNNNNNNNNNNNNNNNNNNNNNNNNNNNNNNNNNNNNNNNNNNNNNNNNNNNNNNNNNNNNNNNNNNNNNNNNNNNNNNNNNNNNNNNNNNNNNNNNNNNNNNNNNNNNNNNNNNNNNNNNNNNNNNNNNNNNNNNNNNNNNNNNNNNNNNNNNNNNNNNNNNNNNNNNNNNNNNNNNNNNNNNTATATAcgtagagtgaaagagagagagagatgtatatatatatatgtgtgtgtacgtacacatatacatatatgcatacatacatgcataaatatatccgtacatagatatatacatattcatttataaaaacttatatatggatatttatatacatatatatgtgtgtaaaatatatacatatacacacactctctctctctcacacacacacacacacacacacacacacacgcatatatatataaatatatatgcatatatatgtctgcagatgtatgtatataaacatatatatacctacgtatgaTATGTTTGtagcataatatacatacatatgcacagaaacAGACGTATATATTAATCACCCTTAACACAATATCAGACGCTACACATCATTGAAAATAGCAGCCGACCCCCGAACCAGCCCCCCTTCCCGTCCTGCTTCAttcaacaaatgatatatattgtCGATAATGTTAGCAGAACATCTATGGTAAGACATCAAATACGAAACACATCAaacaacacatgcacgcactcacacacacacacacacacacacacacacacacacacacacacgcacatattcacatatatacacatacagacacatatgtagatacatatgtagataaataatatgtatatatatNNNNNNNNNNNNNNNNNNNNNNNNNNNNNNNNNNNNNNNNNNNNNNNNNNNNNNNNNNNNNNNNNNNNNNNNNNNNNNNNNNNNNNNNNNNNNNNNNNNNNNNNNNNNNNNNNNNNNNNNNNNNNNNNNNNNNNNNNNNNNNNNNNNNNNNNNNNNNNNNNNNNNNNNNNNNNNNNNNNNNNNNNNNNNNNNNNNNNNNNNNNNNNNNNNNNNNNNNNNNNNNNNNNNNNNNNNNNNNNNNNNNNNNNNNNNNNNNNNNNNNNNNNNNNNNNNNNNNNNNNNNNNNNNNNNNNNNNNNNNNNNNNNNNNNNNNNNNNNNNNNNNNNNNNNNNNNNNNNNNNNNNNNNNNNNNNNNNNNNNNNNNNNNNNNNNNNNNNNNNNNNNNNNNNNNNNNNNNNNNNNNNNNNNNNNNNNNNNNNNNNNNNNNNNNNNNNNNNNNNNNNNNNNNNNNNNNNNNNNNNNNNNNNNNNNNNNNNNNNNNNNNNNNNNNNNNNNNNNNNNNNNNNNNNNNNNNtgtgtgtgtgtgtgtgtgtgtgtgtgtgtgtgtgtgtgtgtgtgtgtgtgtgtgtgtgtatgtgtgtgtgtgtgtgtgtgaaatatttatgatatatgtttatgtacgaaATTTCATGTTTATACAATCTACCGGTTTCACATCTTTAAATATGTTCATGatcttgaaaatatattgatataacatttttatgattGAATGGTAACGTCAAacgcggaatgcttagcggtatttcgtctgtctttacgttctgagttcaagttcttccgaggtcgactttctttcagggtcgataaattaagtaccagttgcatattgcgGTTGATCTAATTCACTGCCCCTcctcttcccaaaaatttcgggtcttgtgcctagattagaaaagaatatttctactaTTGGTACGAGGCTTGATATTTGGCAGGGAGTGGAGAGAAGGGGGTTCATTACATCGGTTCCAGTgctcaaataatatttatttgatcGACACtccgaaagacaaagtcagccttggaagaatttgagctcagaacttacAGTCGGAAGAAGTGCTGTGAGgtattctgccaactcatcaccCGAAATGAGAGTACCAATTCTTACTCATAACTGCTCAACATAGCGCAACGCACATTCTTTCTAACAGAGTACCAAGCAGAATTATAtgatactagtttcaaattttggtacaatgccagcaattttgggggtaaggggccagtcgattacccTGATCcgagtctatgtgtgtatttgcgtgtaattattattattttttatttttttcaaatctataatTTAAACTCTTCGCAGAATTCATGCTAGTCACAAACAAAGTAcgaaattgtttttttatttgattttatttaagtGGAGCCAGTTCCGGAGATTGGCGAATATGAGAACGagttagcgtgtgtatatatttctgaatgtacaaatgtgcgtgtgtgtatgtgtgcatgagcgtATTGTGTACAcgtgtaggtatttatgtacgtgCACCTGTATCtgtttgtgcatgcatttttgtctatctgtctatctgtatgtatgtatgtagatatgtatgtaggtatgtagatatgtatgtatgtatgtagatatgtatgtatgtatgtatgtatgtatgtaagcatgaatgaatgcatatacttatatatgtatgcatgtagatattatgtatgtgcatatagaggcatttatgtaagtgtgttgttgtacatatgtatgtatgtataaatgcttaaACGACCCTACAAGAAAACCCAAATGAGCGATATCATCCCCTAGCTGTGAAAGTACAAACAAGCTTGGAACTGATCCAAAGGATCGCAACGACATGACATAATTGGTTAATAACAGAACTTATCTCATGCAACATGGTAAAGGATGCAAAACGTGCTTCTGTAGTGAACACAGGGGAGCAGAGAACACCGGAAAACAACGAACACAGGCTTCACTAAAACACAACGGGAGCAATGCACATTTAATATTGAACTTCTATCAATGTTTCCAGCGTAAAGAagagtactttttcttcttttcttctcctctttttcctctttttctttttactagaaAGCCATAGAAAAGGGTTTGATTCATAGAGGTACACATTTGATTGGATGaaaaaatttcttatttgtttttacgTGCAAAAACGTTTATGAACATGTAAGAATCATTAAGTTTAAAtgctgatttttttctctctgtaattTCACCGTTGTGCTTggttgttatatttctttcaaattctatCTACTTTGAAGATAGAGTGTAATAGAGTGTCACCAGTGATCAGATCGGAGATGCACGATGAAAGGACTTTCATACTCTGCAATATATAAAATGctattatgtaataaaataaaactaaatacagcGATATACAGATACAAgtaacatgcacatgtatgtatgtatgtatgtatgtatgtatgtaaggtggGGGTGGTAGAATCGCTTGCATGCCGGACAAAACGATTAGCGACATTTCCTCTGGCTTTAACTTGTGGGTTCTAATTTCCCCGAAGTCAGctctgccttttattctttcgggctatcaaaaaaaaacaaaaaacgccAGCCTACATtagaaagaatatgtatatatatatatatatataaatatatatatgtatgtatgtatgtatgtgtgtgtatgtgtgtgtgtgtgtgtgtgtgtgtgtgtgtgtgtatgctaaaatatgtgcatgtgtatgtatattgctgaGCTTACATTCATTCACGTTACAAGttttcagttaaaaaatgtgctgtataaataaatgtctatTGATATACTTAGAATTCTGTGAATCAGAAATCTTTccttcatacgcatacatacattcatccatatatatatatataggaagagagagagagtggagggagagagggagtgatagatagatagatagatagatagatagatagatagatagatagatagatagatagatagatagattgatagatagatggatgatagatatattcacacatttatatatttacaagtgtcATTCCCTCATAACTTCCGATATAACTGTCCAAAGCTCAGCTGCTTCCCGTCTCTTCTCATCCCTCGCCCTTTCACACCAATGAAATTGTTTATCGTCTGCTTGGTCTCAATCCGTTCGCCGTCTGCAAGTTTATAGGGCAGACGATATACTACAGTGCGTCCTCCTGGCCTTCTCCGATGATCTGTATGTCCCTATGTCAAGTTGCTCTGAACAGTACTTTAATATTACAcctgtattgttatatatatatatatacacacatgtattatatatgcacgcGTGTTTTTATATGGTGCCACCTTATAAATATCGCTGTATATAGATCAGACTCAATgttatgtatttactttatatatatatatatacatatattgcttttgtttgttataaattttatttcggATTTTTCCCCCATTCTCCAAATTTTTTGCTCAAATGTCTCTTCTTTCTGCTCGaggaatagaaatatatttattgagatCTTGTTTCCGTTACATACATCGTtccgtgtgtgtacatatgtatgtgtgtgtgtttgtgtttacaatGCAGGTAACTTTTGCTTCAGGTTCATGAAAAACAGAAGTGTGTACATAAAGTCGACGGCACCTATATTTTTTTGTGATTCTCTTTAGCCGAAAAGTTACGTTGATTTAGTGACCCACAGATTTAGCAGCAATGTAGTTACGAAAGTATATGAGTGTCATAGCTACTTGAGTCCATACACGTTCtcgctttatgtatata
Proteins encoded:
- the LOC106873579 gene encoding transcription factor mef2A-like, translated to MAVTSPAASPPPPPSLSLPLPPPPPPPPAITTTTTTNAAQPLSRLGNLRSSPLHSLTSYNVLCGAQQAHHHLPPPPPHHQQQQQQQQRYDRCPISPVSSLPLGVVTTLPISLPSMLTTTPITATPRSKLSFGISRILGVEEEDDSEMRKEREENGSGGSAGAGGDMEEDEEVEVEVEMEEDDEEEEEREEVEGDCCDDGKRGCHDNRHYSLHVHPQQTQPHPLHTNLSHQHQQQRQQQHLNNNSNNNNNNNGNHYQLSNGLKSAIDSQHMHHLHHHPHHHHHPPHHHIHNSNSNTTTNTTTISNETNNNNNNNNNSHSNACSNAGGGSGVGAMNSSSSNSSSISSSNNSGSNGSGNSSSSSGGGRNSSINSVSHNKIASSNTNNNKTHICLTNGGSPTILNSISNNNNNSSSISSSSSSSGSSTPTSPTLLFGGNSHNNNNSNNNNNSTNDSNSNNMDTHSIPFSRSASPSPKSDLELSTSPTNHGPSSVADMKATHAASAALATGLATTLSGSLLSLPTFPCGLQMASGASGVIKVPAHRPHPLANSWYPLSYPWLDLRRDRLGIVRRIGHPYQNRTPPKRKKPRTSFSRSQIMELEKRFHRQKYLASAERSALAKALKMTDAQVKTWFQNRRTKWRRQTAEEREAERQAANRFLMSLQAEASKTIYDTRDPLCMANSSLHALQNLQPWTEEGDRNRENSLQAAAS